In a single window of the Hippoglossus hippoglossus isolate fHipHip1 chromosome 7, fHipHip1.pri, whole genome shotgun sequence genome:
- the hyal3 gene encoding hyaluronidase-3: MVLSHLHRHLLLLLLSLSPLPLTSLPGNFSHGNPLPLTPAPAVAAAGTILKDRPFVVVWNMPTSHCQKRYNVHLNLGDFDIVENRQQRFQGQKMTIFYRDRLGEYPYLSRDGRKVNGGVPQEGDLAAHLSLTAMQMSGLLQPNFAGLAVIDWEEWRPLWERNFGSKMEYRRLSKHLVRQARPDLSERAVTSLARKSFEESAQMFMEETLRSAVRGHPKGLWGFYGFPACFNKHKIKTDKSYTGRCHRGTRQQNERLSWLWSQSTALYPSIYLPQRLAGSQDAALMVRHRLLEALRVASLWRHDNNIHHATPVLPYARLAFTHTLNFLNETDLEHTLGESASLGAAGVVLWGERKFAKSKEQCIFLRDYIHAVLGPFVRSLRSDTHRCSLQLCHGNGRCTRRHPNSGHMVSSGQAVLSDPHDSSSVKAFHRHFMCQCFPGWTGQECGEMMKDDHRPKNGQK; encoded by the exons ATGGTGCTGTCTCACCTCCATcgacacctcctcctcctccttctttccctttcccccctccccctcacaTCACTGCCTGGGAACTTCAGCCATGGAaatcctctccctctcacccccgcccctgctgtggctgcagcaggcaCCATCCTGAAGGACCGGCCCTTTGTCGTGGTGTGGAACATGCCCACGTCGCACTGTCAGAAACGCTACAACGTCCACCTGAACCTGGGAGACTTTGATATTGTAGAGAACCGACAGCAGAGATTCCAGGGACAG AAAATGACCATCTTTTACCGTGACCGCCTGGGGGAATATCCATACCTCTCCCGAGACGGCAGGAAGGTGAACGGAGGAGTACCGCAGGAGGGCGACCTCGCCGCCCATCTTTCCCTTACGGCGATGCAGATGTCTGGCTTGCTGCAGCCAAACTTCGCAGGTTTGGCCGTTATCGACTGGGAGGAGTGGCGCCCACTGTGGGAGAGAAATTTTGGATCCAAGATGGAGTATCGGAGGCTGTCCAAGCACCTGGTGAGACAGGCGAGACCGGATTTGTCTGAAAGGGCTGTGACATCACTGGCGAGAAAAAGTTTTGAAGAGAGCGCTCAGATGTTCATGGAGGAGACATTGCGGTCGGCGGTCAGAGGTCATCCCAAGGGATTGTGGGGGTTTTATGGTTTTCCTGCCTGCTTTAATAAGCACAAGATAAAGACAG ATAAGAGCTACACAGGACGCTGTCACAGAGGGACGAGACAGCAGAACGAGCGTCTGTCGTGGCTCTGGAGTCAGTCCACTGCTCTCTATCCCAGCATCTACCTGCCTCAACGGCTGGCAGGGTCACAGGACGCAGCTCTCATGGTCAG ACACAGACTGCTGGAGGCTTTGAGGGTGGCATCACTGTGGCGCCACGACAACAACATCCACCACGCCACACCAGTTCTTCCCTATGCCAGACtagcattcacacacacgctcaacTTTCTCAATGAG acagaCCTGGAGCATACACTTGGGGAGAGTGCCTCACTGGGAGCTGCTGGAGTGGTGCTGTGGGGAGAGCGGAAATTTGCCAAATCCAAG gagcagtgcatcTTTCTCAGAGACTACATCCACGCCGTCTTGGGTCCGTTTGTGCGATCACTGAGGTCTGACACCCACCGCTGCAGCCTTCAGCTTTGTCACGGCAACGGGCGCTGCACCAGGCGACACCCCAACTCCGGTCACATGGTTTCTTCGGGTCAAGCTGTGCTCTCCGACCCTCATGACTCCTCCAGCGTCAAAGCTTTTCATCGCCACttcatgtgtcagtgtttcccaGGCTGGACAGGGCAGGAGTGTGGAGAGATGATGAAGGATGACCACAGGCCAAAGAACGGACAGAAGTAA
- the si:dkey-20d21.12 gene encoding uncharacterized protein si:dkey-20d21.12 — protein sequence MSRPPSQTTPQFYRVSERDLTEIELHSVDSINDLHRTHPEHSHKGVRPPRPAYTPSSNGNLYTCDPTGVSQRGHPVSSKWQSRLQDMLTPSSSRAYAMGCAIITLLLLTVFLIFYFLVQQGGAIQMLTEAVKEKEAAASELSLLIQELQALRHNLTARRGET from the exons ATGTCAAGGCCTCCTTCACAGACCACCCCTCAGTTCTACAGAGTCAGTGAAAGGGATCTCACTGAGATCGAGCTGCATTCTGTGGACTCCATCAACGATCTCCACCGAACACACCCCGAACACAGCCacaaag GGGTGAGGCCTCCTCGTCCTGCCTACACACCTTCTTCGAATGGGAACCTCTACACGTGTGATCCGACAGGTGTCAGTCAAAGAGGCCATCCAGTCAGCAGCAAATGGCAGAGCCGTCTGCAGGACATGTTGACACCCAGTTCATCACGCGCCTACGCCATGGGCTGTGCTATCATCACTTTGCTTCTACTTAcagtgtttctcattttctacTTTTTGG TCCAGCAGGGCGGCGCAATCCAGATGTTGACAGAGGcagtgaaggagaaagaagCTGCTGCCTCAGAACTGTCACTACTGATCCAAGAGCTGCAGGCACTGAGACACAACCTGACAGCAAGGAGAGGGGAGACATGA